Proteins co-encoded in one Quercus robur chromosome 8, dhQueRobu3.1, whole genome shotgun sequence genomic window:
- the LOC126696520 gene encoding uncharacterized protein LOC126696520, giving the protein MQIKNEGALTFPGKLKGDPNKRPRDKYCRFHRDHKHDTANCYDLKQQIEALIRQGKLQRFVSRERTDTPEEQVPRQENERRRPPIGDIRMIVGGTAAAESSKKAHKTYLRMVHSVQLTGSVPKMPRIDNPVIKFSEEDTQRLHHPHDDG; this is encoded by the coding sequence ATGCAAATCAAAAATGAAGGAGCATTGACTTTCCCTGGAAAGTTGAAGGGAGACCCCAACAAAAGACCGCGagacaagtattgtcgctttcACCGGGACCACAAGCACGACACAGCCAACTGCTATGACCTAAAGCAGCAAATTGAGGCCCTAATCAGGCAGGGGAAGCTACAAAGGTTCGTCAGTAGGGAAAGAACTGATACACCGGAGGAACAGGTCCCACGACAGGAGAACGAGCGCCGTAGACCACCCATAGGGGACATACGAATGATCGTAGGGGGCACAGCTGCAGCCGAATCTTCCAAGAAAGCCCACAAGACCTACCTTAGAATGGTCCATAGCGTCCAACTCACAGGATCCGTACCAAAGATGCCACGAATAGATAACCCTgtcataaaattttcagaagAGGACACTCAAAGACTTCACCATCCTCATGACGACGGCTAG